A part of Bacillota bacterium genomic DNA contains:
- a CDS encoding TRAP transporter substrate-binding protein, with translation MKRFLTLTLVVLLALGLLAGCGARGGDSGEEGAGDGPIVIKFSHVVAENTPKGQAAQMFEEKAEEYTEGKVDVQVFPNSQLYDDNEVLAALQQDNVQMAAPATSKVSKLFPEWTIFDFPFAFPDVQAVQAAMESEEIGGKLFTMLKEQDLLGLAMWDNGFKQMSLDEHPLYMPEDFEGQKFRVMSSKVLEAQFEALNANPVPMPFSEVYSALEQGVIDGQENTLSNIYSKKFHEVQKYMTLSNHGYLGYAVITNATFWDGLPDDVRTQVKKALDETTQWVRDNGQRLNDENLEKIKADGTLEEIHTMTEEEKQAWMEATSAVYDEFKDEVGEDLINAVLELR, from the coding sequence ATGAAGAGGTTTTTAACCTTAACGCTGGTTGTTTTACTAGCGCTCGGGCTGTTGGCAGGTTGCGGCGCACGTGGTGGAGATTCTGGAGAAGAAGGGGCCGGGGATGGGCCCATTGTAATTAAATTTTCTCACGTTGTAGCTGAAAATACGCCCAAGGGGCAAGCTGCCCAAATGTTTGAAGAAAAAGCTGAGGAATATACCGAGGGTAAAGTAGATGTCCAGGTATTCCCAAACTCTCAGTTGTATGATGACAATGAAGTGCTGGCAGCTTTGCAGCAAGATAACGTTCAGATGGCAGCACCGGCTACTTCCAAGGTTTCCAAGCTGTTCCCCGAGTGGACCATTTTTGATTTCCCGTTTGCTTTCCCCGATGTGCAGGCTGTGCAGGCAGCAATGGAAAGTGAAGAAATCGGTGGTAAGCTCTTTACCATGCTCAAGGAGCAGGACCTGCTGGGTCTAGCTATGTGGGATAATGGCTTTAAGCAAATGAGTCTGGATGAACACCCGCTTTATATGCCCGAAGATTTTGAAGGACAGAAGTTTAGGGTAATGTCCAGTAAGGTTTTGGAAGCACAATTTGAAGCACTGAATGCAAACCCGGTTCCCATGCCGTTCAGTGAAGTTTACAGTGCCTTAGAGCAGGGCGTTATTGACGGGCAGGAAAACACACTGTCCAATATTTACTCCAAGAAGTTCCATGAAGTACAAAAGTACATGACACTCAGTAACCACGGCTACCTTGGTTATGCCGTTATTACCAACGCCACCTTCTGGGATGGATTGCCCGATGACGTTCGTACCCAGGTGAAGAAGGCCCTGGACGAGACTACCCAGTGGGTACGTGACAACGGCCAGCGCCTGAATGACGAGAATTTGGAAAAGATTAAGGCCGACGGCACGCTGGAGGAAATCCATACCATGACAGAAGAAGAGAAGCAGGCATGGATGGAAGCCACCAGTGCTGTATACGATGAGTTCAAAGATGAAGTGGGAGAAGACCTTATTAATGCAGTATTAGAGTTGCGCTAA
- a CDS encoding TRAP transporter substrate-binding protein, translated as MTSRLAVAILIVLLALFAVGCGQRVVDKEQYSPEEKIVIRFSHVVPQNTPKGLAAKHFAQLVEQRTGGRVEVQVFPNSTLYKDGEELEALRSGAVQLIAPTTSKLGEMFPRWQLFDLPYAFRNRHQVHRAVEGEIWQELCQDLEVKNIKALSFWDNGFKQLTTSKRKIVSPADSAGLIFRVMINSQVLKAQFRAVEAVPLPLVFSELYRALQTHQVDGQENTISNIYAKKFYEVQPYLTVSNHGYLGYVVLANADFWASLPADIQQILEKTMAEVTLWERSKAQELNNKDFQRLVDSGHMKIYVQTAEEREVWVERFKPVYRRYASYVGKDLLKALKQLDHHDRRPVL; from the coding sequence ATGACATCCCGGTTAGCCGTAGCCATACTTATAGTGTTGCTGGCTTTATTCGCCGTGGGATGCGGACAGCGGGTTGTCGACAAAGAGCAGTACAGTCCGGAGGAGAAAATTGTTATACGTTTTTCCCACGTGGTGCCCCAAAATACCCCCAAAGGCCTGGCTGCAAAACATTTTGCGCAATTAGTGGAACAGAGGACCGGGGGCAGGGTAGAGGTCCAGGTTTTTCCTAATTCCACACTTTACAAGGACGGAGAGGAATTAGAGGCCCTTCGGTCAGGTGCCGTTCAGTTAATTGCCCCCACCACGTCCAAGCTGGGTGAAATGTTTCCCCGCTGGCAGCTTTTTGACCTGCCCTATGCCTTTCGTAACAGGCATCAAGTTCACCGGGCTGTGGAAGGAGAAATATGGCAAGAGCTGTGTCAAGACCTGGAAGTAAAAAATATAAAGGCCCTCTCTTTTTGGGATAATGGTTTTAAACAACTAACTACCAGCAAAAGAAAAATAGTTTCCCCTGCAGATAGTGCAGGATTGATTTTTCGGGTGATGATTAACAGCCAGGTATTAAAAGCGCAGTTTCGTGCTGTGGAGGCAGTGCCTTTACCCCTGGTTTTTAGTGAACTTTACCGGGCGCTGCAGACACATCAAGTTGACGGTCAGGAAAATACCATATCTAATATTTATGCTAAAAAGTTTTACGAAGTTCAGCCCTACCTCACGGTATCCAATCACGGTTACCTGGGCTACGTAGTTTTGGCTAATGCGGATTTTTGGGCTAGTTTACCAGCCGATATACAGCAAATTTTGGAGAAAACAATGGCTGAAGTTACCCTATGGGAGCGTTCTAAAGCTCAGGAATTAAACAATAAGGATTTTCAACGCCTGGTTGATAGCGGACATATGAAGATTTACGTGCAAACGGCAGAGGAAAGAGAAGTGTGGGTGGAAAGGTTTAAGCCTGTCTACCGGCGTTACGCCTCTTATGTAGGAAAAGACCTCTTAAAAGCTCTAAAGCAGCTTGATCATCATGACCGGCGGCCTGTTTTATAA
- a CDS encoding response regulator — MVDVLIVEDDPMVVEVNTGFVSAVAGFSVVGAAGTGKEAVLMVQKYRPQLVLLDIYLPDMDGVATLEEMRRRQLPTDVIMVTAARDAETVRKVFRFGAVDYIIKPFKFDRLQSALQYYAAMHSCLKSKDDISQQELDELAWSRFVHDDTKENIPKGLSEVTLKQVLLFLIKSNRAVSAYEVSEKLGMARVTARRYLEYLENMGKVSLEVQYGGVGRPINRYRVI; from the coding sequence ATGGTGGATGTACTTATAGTAGAAGATGACCCCATGGTTGTGGAAGTAAATACCGGCTTTGTCAGTGCCGTGGCGGGGTTTAGTGTGGTTGGTGCTGCGGGGACAGGCAAAGAAGCTGTATTGATGGTACAAAAGTATCGCCCTCAATTGGTCCTTTTGGATATTTATCTGCCGGATATGGACGGGGTGGCAACCCTGGAGGAAATGCGTCGCAGGCAGCTTCCCACCGATGTTATTATGGTAACTGCGGCCCGGGATGCGGAAACTGTGCGCAAGGTGTTTCGCTTCGGTGCAGTGGACTATATTATTAAACCTTTTAAGTTTGACAGGTTACAAAGTGCCCTGCAGTATTATGCAGCCATGCATTCCTGCCTTAAGAGCAAGGATGATATTAGTCAGCAGGAATTGGACGAGCTAGCCTGGTCACGCTTTGTACATGATGACACTAAAGAAAATATCCCCAAGGGACTAAGTGAGGTAACGTTAAAGCAGGTTCTTTTGTTCTTAATTAAATCAAACCGGGCTGTATCGGCATATGAGGTCAGTGAGAAATTAGGAATGGCCCGGGTCACTGCCCGCCGTTACCTGGAGTACCTGGAAAATATGGGTAAGGTGTCACTGGAGGTCCAATACGGGGGAGTGGGAAGGCCTATTAATCGTTACCGGGTAATTTAG